One genomic segment of Oncorhynchus mykiss isolate Arlee chromosome 10, USDA_OmykA_1.1, whole genome shotgun sequence includes these proteins:
- the LOC110533123 gene encoding mucin-5AC translates to MCDRYPTPPLTSPSPIASTTLPATTTQSPPPNTTLQQNTTSLPLNTTLPPPNSTSTAPNTTTSAPNTTTSAPNTTSAAPNTTTSAPNTTSASPNTTTSAPNTTTSAPNTTTSAPNTTTSAPNTTTSAPNTTTSAPNTTTSAPNTTTSAPNTTTSAPNTTTSAPNTTTSAPNTTTSAPSTIVTPQTNTMTTIHPIHPSLNTSTTRTIATTPPGNTTANSSTPVLPPVNTATASPKTTTTAVITTTAAQNTTEASNEEQANQLLDLTSDVSKLNSSQVDQLVSQLEALLAGPNVSLALGKTSVTIVSNLLGVSSDTLASSSTKIIGIVDTVGLKLVVQEDATILTESVALAVKTVDGTDFQRTSFSIRDPNSVQIRGDNRARRSVRAEASSLPQGSVTFPSSLTANLSPEQQLQASRLQFNFYQKSTVFQDRALGDSKLNSGILGASVANLSIKSLQEDVVITLRNTEPVLVSPANTTLYI, encoded by the exons ATGTGTGACAGATACCCCACACCTCCTCTCACTTCACCCAGCCCAATAGCCAGCACTACTTTGCCTGCAACAACAACACAGTCTCCTCCACCCAACACCACTCTACAACAAAACACCACCTCCCTCCCATTGAACACAACATTACCTCCACCCAACAGCACCTCTACAGCGCCAAATACTACAACATCAGCTCCTAATACAACAACATCAGCTCCAAATACTACATCAGCAGCTCCAAATACTACAACATCAGCTCCAAATACTACATCAGCATCTCCAAATACAACAACATCAGCTCCTAATACAACAACATCAGCTCCTAATACAACAACGTCAGCTCCTAATACAACAACGTCAGCTCCTAATACAACAACGTCAGCTCCTAATacaacaacttcagctcctaaTACAACAACGTCAGCTCCTAATACAACAACGTCAGCTCCTAATACTACAACATCTGCTCCTAATACAACAACGTCAGCTCCAAATACTACAACATCAGCTCCAAATACTACAACATCAGCTCCTAGCACCATTGTCACACCACAAACCAACACAATGACAACCATCCACCCCATTCATCCTTCGCTAAACACCTCCACAACCAGGACCATTGCCACAACTCCCCCGGGTAATACCACTGCAAACTCATCAACACCCGTCCTTCCACCAGTAAACACCGCAACAGCCTCCCCAAAGACCACCACGACAGCCGTGATAACAACCACCGCAG CACAAAACACCACAGAAGCCAGTAATGAAGAGCAGGCCAACCAGTTGCTGGATCTGACAAGCGACGTGTCCAAGCTCAACTCCTCCCAGGTGGACCAGCTGGTATCCCAGCTAGAGGCCCTGCTTGCTGGGCCCAATGTCAGCCTGGCTCTGGGGAAAACCTCTGTCACGATCGTTAGCAACCTGCTGGGTGTCTCCTCTGACACCCtggcctcctcctccaccaa GATCATTGGGATTGTTGATACTGTGGGCCTGAAGCTGGTTGTTCAGGAAGACGCTACGATTTTAACCGAATCGGTCGCTCTCGCCGTCAAAACGGTGGACGGCACTGATTTCCAGCGAACATCTTTCTCCATCCGAGACCCCAACAGTGTGCAG ATCCGTGGAGACAACAGAGCCAGGAGGAGTGTGAGAGCAGaggcttcctccctccctcaggggTCCGTCACATTCCCCTCTTCCCTCACAGCGAACCTCTCCCCTGAGCAGCAGCTACAGGCCTCCAGACTCCAGTTCAACTTCTACCAGAAGAGCACTGTGTTCCAG GACCGAGCCCTGGGAGACAGCAAGCTGAATAGTGGAATCCTGGGGGCCAGTGTGGCCAACCTGTCAATCAAGTCTCTGCAGGAGGACGTGGTCATCACCCtgagaaacactgaacctgtcttAGTGAGTCCAGCAAACACCACACTGTACATTTGA